The Dunckerocampus dactyliophorus isolate RoL2022-P2 chromosome 1, RoL_Ddac_1.1, whole genome shotgun sequence genome has a segment encoding these proteins:
- the cd63 gene encoding CD63 antigen: MSLEGGMKCVKFMLFFFNFIFWLCGLALIVVGVLVQVSLHNTLMIRDASASGAPIVIIAVGVVIFFVAFFGCCGAWKENYCMVTMFAILLSLVILVQIATAIAGYIFRNKVSDVVQASLTDMISSYSNSSAEFRASVDVLQEDLKCCGMNNSTDWRSFRPDGNSVPDSCCLNVSTNCGIGAMTDSAKVYQEGCRKAVEELLKKNIQWVIIAALVLAFIEIAGVVFACVLMRGIRSGYEVM; encoded by the exons TTATGTGGCCTGGCGCTGATTGTAGTGGGAGTCCTGGTTCAAGTGTCCTTGCATAACACCCTGATGATCAGGGATGCGTCTGCGTCAGGAGCTCCCATCGTCATCATCGCCGTTGGTGTGGTCATTTTCTTTGTTGCTTTCTTCGGCTGCTGTGGTGCCTGGAAGGAGAACTACTGCATGGTGACCATG TTTGCCATCCTTCTCTCACTGGTCATCCTTGTTCAGATTGCCACAGCAATCGCTGGTTACATCTTCAGAAACAAA GTCTCAGACGTCGTCCAGGCTAGTTTGACTGACATGATTTCCAGTTACAGCAACAGCTCAGCTGAATTCAGAGCCAGCGTGGATGTACTGCAGGAGGAT TTGAAATGCTGCGGCATGAACAACTCCACAGACTGGAGAAGCTTCCGACCCGATGGGAACTCCGTACCGGACTCGTGCTGTTTGAATGTCTCTACAAATTGTGGAATTGGTGCCATGACAGACTCTGCCAAAGTGTACCAAGAG GGTTGTCGCAAAGCAGTCGAGGAGTTACTCAAGAAAAACATCCAGTGGGTGATAATTGCAGCCCTGGTTCTTGCTTTTATCGAG ATCGCAGGCGTTGTGTTTGCCTGTGTGCTGATGAGAGGCATCCGCAGCGGCTACGAAGTCATGTGA
- the letmd1 gene encoding LETM1 domain-containing protein 1 isoform X2, protein MASHGVTYEDLSYRELEKVRQFRRDLIKAIPLALISIPPFANYLVFVLMYFFPRQLLIPHFWTPKQQAEYRQVYHSLRAQYHWPILKGLQQVSRQVEDSQLQSRLDHLCSKVQTGANPKVSEILAVRSLFSGPPLGINRLSVDQMRQISSLFFLTPRLPGFLINRRLLVHAFELTLLDRALGRLGPHQLSDSEVRQACYVRGLNSDSVSIKQCREWLSQWLQISSSLKESEVSLLLHCLVFLSANYPNDGNHP, encoded by the exons ATGGCAAGTCATGGAGTCACGTATGAAGATTTGTCCTACAGGGAACTGGAGAAAGTCAGACAG TTTCGCCGAGACCTGATCAAGGCTATCCCACTGGCGCTAATATCCATCCCTCCCTTTGCCAACTACCTAGTTTTCGTCTTGAT GTACTTTTTCCCCCGCCAGCTCCTGATTCCTCATTTCTGGACCCCAAAGCAGCAGGCAGAGTATCGACAAGTGTACCATTCATTAAGGGCCCAATACCACTGGCCCATACTCAAAGGGCTCCAGCAAGTGAGCAGGCAGGTGGAAGATTCTCAGCTACAGAGTCGTCTTGACCACCTGTGCTCTAAG GTACAGACTGGAGCAAATCCCAAAGTGTCTGAAATTCTTGCTGTACGGAGCCTGTTTTCAGGGCCTCCTCTAGGTATAAACAGGTTGAGTGTGGATCAAATG agacAGATCAGCTCGCTCTTTTTTTTGACGCCCCGCCTCCCGGGCTTCTTAATTAACCGGCGCCTTCTAGTGCACGCCTTTGAGCTCACCTTGCTAGACAGAGCTCTTGGCAGGCTAGGTCCTCATCAGCTAAGTGACTCAGAAGTGAGACAG GCTTGCTATGTGAGGGGCCTCAATTCTGATTCTGTTAGTATTAAACAGTGCCGTGAGTGGTTGTCCCAATGGCTTCAGATATCCTCTTCACTAAAGG aatcAGAGGTGTCGCTACTTTTGCACTGCCTTGTGTTTCTCTCCGCCAACTACCCCAATGATGGAAACCACCCCTAA
- the letmd1 gene encoding LETM1 domain-containing protein 1 isoform X1 — MALSCLRLANHMSLTRLWSVRSNSKINALCIPCVCHQSRYYSTSEVRRGAVRFATSKLEWAKNKYEGFLKRRFPRFYVLHRTLVEGFKLLFQDAKEVSQIKTKMASHGVTYEDLSYRELEKVRQFRRDLIKAIPLALISIPPFANYLVFVLMYFFPRQLLIPHFWTPKQQAEYRQVYHSLRAQYHWPILKGLQQVSRQVEDSQLQSRLDHLCSKVQTGANPKVSEILAVRSLFSGPPLGINRLSVDQMRQISSLFFLTPRLPGFLINRRLLVHAFELTLLDRALGRLGPHQLSDSEVRQACYVRGLNSDSVSIKQCREWLSQWLQISSSLKESEVSLLLHCLVFLSANYPNDGNHP, encoded by the exons ATGGCGCTGTCCTGTTTGAGGCTTGCTAATCATATGTCTTTGACTCGACTCTGGAGTGTTAGATCTAACAGCAAAATTAATGCCCTGTGCATCCCATGCGTGTGTCATCAGTCCAG ATACTACTCGACGTCGGAAGTGAGACGAGGCGCTGTTCGTTTTGCCACTTCCAAGCTCGAATGggcaaaaaacaaatatgagGGTTTTCTGAAAAGACGATTCCCCCGCTTCTATGTGCTCCACCGTACTTTAGTGGAAG GATTCAAGCTTCTCTTCCAAGATGCCAAAGAGGTGAGTCAGATAAAAACCAAGATGGCAAGTCATGGAGTCACGTATGAAGATTTGTCCTACAGGGAACTGGAGAAAGTCAGACAG TTTCGCCGAGACCTGATCAAGGCTATCCCACTGGCGCTAATATCCATCCCTCCCTTTGCCAACTACCTAGTTTTCGTCTTGAT GTACTTTTTCCCCCGCCAGCTCCTGATTCCTCATTTCTGGACCCCAAAGCAGCAGGCAGAGTATCGACAAGTGTACCATTCATTAAGGGCCCAATACCACTGGCCCATACTCAAAGGGCTCCAGCAAGTGAGCAGGCAGGTGGAAGATTCTCAGCTACAGAGTCGTCTTGACCACCTGTGCTCTAAG GTACAGACTGGAGCAAATCCCAAAGTGTCTGAAATTCTTGCTGTACGGAGCCTGTTTTCAGGGCCTCCTCTAGGTATAAACAGGTTGAGTGTGGATCAAATG agacAGATCAGCTCGCTCTTTTTTTTGACGCCCCGCCTCCCGGGCTTCTTAATTAACCGGCGCCTTCTAGTGCACGCCTTTGAGCTCACCTTGCTAGACAGAGCTCTTGGCAGGCTAGGTCCTCATCAGCTAAGTGACTCAGAAGTGAGACAG GCTTGCTATGTGAGGGGCCTCAATTCTGATTCTGTTAGTATTAAACAGTGCCGTGAGTGGTTGTCCCAATGGCTTCAGATATCCTCTTCACTAAAGG aatcAGAGGTGTCGCTACTTTTGCACTGCCTTGTGTTTCTCTCCGCCAACTACCCCAATGATGGAAACCACCCCTAA
- the zgc:56699 gene encoding gametocyte-specific factor 1 isoform X1, with protein sequence MGGIGIRHQFKHIAGPGSNISEPTGFSGVWTLRKMTTVRFGSSTGPCRSVARTSQEESEEKGNFDPDKLCQCPFDKSHQIRACRLSYHILKCKKNHPQLAKQLITCPFNACHLIPKHELASHTDTCPDKISVGPENGGSEKLRKWEVPVMSQINTDMTEDWEKEVDEAAVPFVWGTTQRPEARPTNSVGSKFRLPTSLPW encoded by the exons ATGGGCGGCATTGGCATAAGACATCAGTTTAAACACATCGCTGGACCAGGAAGTAACATCTCCGAACCGACCGGCTTCTCTGG aGTCTGGACACTTAGGAAAATGACGACCGTCAGGTTTGGGAGCAGCACGGGACCATGCCGCTCTGTGGCGAGAACTTCTCAAGAAGAATCTG AGGAAAAGGGAAACTTTGACCCGGATAAACTTTGCCAGTGCCCTTTTGATAAGAGTCACCAGATCCGTGCTTGTCGCCTCTCTTaccacattttaaaatgcaagaAG AACCATCCACAACTGGCCAAGCAGCTCATAACCTGCCCCTTCAATGCTTGCCACCTAATCCCAAAGCATGAGCTGGCCAGCCACACTGACACATGTCCTGACAAAATTTCAGTGGGCCCAGAGAATG GTGGCAGTGAAAAATTGAGAAAATGGGAGGTTCCAGTCATGTCTCAAATTAACACGGACATGACTGAAGACTGGGAAAAGG AAGTTGATGAAGCAGCAGTTCCTTTTGTTTGGGGTACTACTCAGAG ACCAGAAGCCAGACCCACCAACAGTGTTGGTTCAAAGTTCCGTTTACCCACTTCACTCCCATGGtag
- the zgc:56699 gene encoding gametocyte-specific factor 1 isoform X2, translating to MTTVRFGSSTGPCRSVARTSQEESEEKGNFDPDKLCQCPFDKSHQIRACRLSYHILKCKKNHPQLAKQLITCPFNACHLIPKHELASHTDTCPDKISVGPENGGSEKLRKWEVPVMSQINTDMTEDWEKEVDEAAVPFVWGTTQRPEARPTNSVGSKFRLPTSLPW from the exons ATGACGACCGTCAGGTTTGGGAGCAGCACGGGACCATGCCGCTCTGTGGCGAGAACTTCTCAAGAAGAATCTG AGGAAAAGGGAAACTTTGACCCGGATAAACTTTGCCAGTGCCCTTTTGATAAGAGTCACCAGATCCGTGCTTGTCGCCTCTCTTaccacattttaaaatgcaagaAG AACCATCCACAACTGGCCAAGCAGCTCATAACCTGCCCCTTCAATGCTTGCCACCTAATCCCAAAGCATGAGCTGGCCAGCCACACTGACACATGTCCTGACAAAATTTCAGTGGGCCCAGAGAATG GTGGCAGTGAAAAATTGAGAAAATGGGAGGTTCCAGTCATGTCTCAAATTAACACGGACATGACTGAAGACTGGGAAAAGG AAGTTGATGAAGCAGCAGTTCCTTTTGTTTGGGGTACTACTCAGAG ACCAGAAGCCAGACCCACCAACAGTGTTGGTTCAAAGTTCCGTTTACCCACTTCACTCCCATGGtag